One genomic segment of Erythrolamprus reginae isolate rEryReg1 chromosome 2, rEryReg1.hap1, whole genome shotgun sequence includes these proteins:
- the SH3GL2 gene encoding endophilin-A1, with protein sequence MSVAGLKKQFHKATQKVSEKVGGAEGTKLDEDFKEMERKVDVTSRAVMEIMAKTIEYLQPNPASRAKLSMLNTMSKIRGQEKGPGYTQAEALLSDAMLKFGKELGEECNFGPALGDVGEAMRELSEVKDALDINVKQNFIDPLQNLHDKDLREIQHHLKKMEGRRLDFDYKKKRQGKVPDDEIRQALEKFDESKETAESSMFNLLEMDVEQVSQLTALVHAQLEYHRQASEILQQVSLKLEERIKETAVQTRREYQPKPRMTLELGDSNQHNGGLSNATTPRPSGGVAMDQPCCRALYDFDPENEGELGFKEGDIITLTNQIDDNWYEGMIHGQSGFFPINYVEILVPLPH encoded by the exons AAAGTGAGTGAAAAAGTCGGCGGAGCAGAAGGAACTAAACTAGATGAGGACTTCAAAGAAATGGAAAGG AAAGTGGATGTCACCAGTAGGGCCGTGATGGAAATAATGGCAAAGACAATTGAGTATCTTCAACCCAATCCAG CCTCCAGAGCCAAACTGAGCATGCTGAACACCATGTCTAAAATTAGAGGCCAAGAAAAAGGACCCGGTTATACCCAGGCTGAAGCCCTGCTTTCAGATGCCATGCTAAAATTTGGGAAAGAACTTGGGGAAGAGTGCAATTTTG gcCCAGCTTTAGGTGACGTTGGAGAAGCAATGCGGGAACTGTCTGAGGTGAAGGATGCTTTGGATATTAATGTGAAGCAGAATTTCATTGAcccattgcaaaatctccatgacAAAGATCTGAGGGAAATACAG CACCATCTTAAAAAAATGGAGGGGAGGCGCCTAGATTTTGATTATAAGAAGAAAAGACAAGGCAAGGTCCCAGATGATGAGATCCGCCAAGCTCTGGAGAAGTTTGATGAGTCCAAAGAAACTGCTGAATCCAGCATGTTTAATCTGCTGGAGATGGAT GTTGAACAAGTGAGCCAGCTTACTGCACTAGTACATGCCCAGCTGGAATACCACAGGCAAGCCTCAGAGATTCTCCAACAAGTTAGCCTCAAGCTGGAAGAAAG aataaaagaaacaGCGGTTCAGACCAGAAGAGAATATCAACCAAAGCCCCGTATGACCTTGGAATTAGGTGACAGTAATCAGCACAATGGAGGGCTCTCTAATGCTACCACTCCTAGGCCTTCAG GTGGTGTGGCTATGGATCAGCCATGTTGTCGAGCTCTGTATGACTTTGACCCTGAAAATGAAGGGGAGCTCGGTTTTAAAGAAGGCGACATCATCACCCTCACTAACCAGATTGATGATAATTGGTACGAAGGCATGATTCATGGGCAGTCTGGCTTCTTCCCCATCAATTATGTGGAAATTCTTGTTCCTTTGCCTCATTAG